One Candidatus Bathyarchaeia archaeon DNA window includes the following coding sequences:
- a CDS encoding carbohydrate kinase family protein: protein MLVTCLGLIVVDLIASGIPNVAEPGKLVLVESGIKVKIGGHCANVSIDLRKLGVKRRGVSAIGAVGIDMLGDFAEKELARFGIVSHVQRVLEAETSKNMILVVRGEDRRFHFDPGANLHVDFDEAGRVIFKESPEWLYVGLIGLNEEIDLKIIKLLKRVRRMGVKTILDTIMPPTGGDVLIKRFKGLVDILHCNGLEAQALTGESHAEEAVKRLLRGGITLPVVTLGGGGLIAGFRELLIQMPVFQVRVVDPTGAGDAFCAGLLKSLLAGGGAFDELDGWMLSRHLLYASASGAACVSGVGTTTTVTKENVNGILADQGEKILTATSIKKV, encoded by the coding sequence ATGTTGGTTACATGCTTAGGATTGATAGTTGTGGACCTTATAGCCTCCGGCATCCCAAATGTAGCTGAGCCTGGCAAGCTTGTCTTGGTTGAAAGCGGGATCAAGGTGAAAATTGGGGGGCATTGCGCCAATGTTTCCATAGACCTCCGAAAACTCGGGGTTAAACGTAGAGGGGTCAGCGCCATCGGCGCCGTTGGAATCGACATGCTGGGAGACTTCGCCGAGAAGGAGTTAGCCAGGTTTGGGATCGTTTCTCACGTGCAACGTGTGCTTGAAGCTGAAACATCGAAAAACATGATCCTCGTGGTAAGGGGTGAGGATCGGAGATTTCACTTCGATCCAGGCGCGAACCTTCACGTAGACTTCGACGAGGCTGGAAGGGTGATCTTTAAAGAAAGCCCTGAATGGCTATACGTAGGGTTGATCGGCTTAAACGAGGAAATCGATCTAAAAATCATCAAGTTATTAAAGCGGGTCCGACGCATGGGGGTTAAAACCATCCTAGACACCATCATGCCCCCCACCGGAGGCGACGTCCTCATCAAACGATTTAAGGGGCTTGTGGACATTTTGCATTGCAATGGATTGGAAGCTCAAGCTTTAACCGGAGAATCCCATGCGGAGGAGGCGGTCAAGCGTCTTTTAAGGGGTGGAATAACCTTGCCCGTTGTTACTTTGGGTGGAGGGGGGCTTATCGCAGGGTTTAGGGAGTTGCTGATTCAGATGCCAGTCTTCCAGGTCAGGGTTGTAGACCCCACGGGCGCTGGAGACGCGTTCTGCGCTGGTTTGCTCAAAAGCCTGTTAGCAGGTGGAGGGGCGTTTGATGAACTGGATGGGTGGATGCTTTCCCGTCATTTGCTTTACGCCTCGGCTTCAGGGGCGGCGTGTGTGTCGGGTGTTGGAACCACGACCACGGTGACGAAGGAGAATGTGAATGGGATTTTAGCCGATCAGGGCGAAAAAATTTTGACAGCGACATCTATTAAAAAGGTTTAA
- a CDS encoding alcohol dehydrogenase catalytic domain-containing protein, producing MKAAVLTGVKKIELQEKDLKPLRSNEVLVKVKAVGVCGSDIAYYQRGQADIPPPIILGHEFTGEIVELGPIAKDLGIVKEGERIVAEPVQACGVCQPCKNASTNLCAKPTVLGVNVDGGFAEYCKVQYNYIHPLPRNVSYEEGAFTEPLACALYGVGKMRIQPGDFCVVVGPGPIGLMMLQYIKASGSGKVALIGTRDYRLKLGGKLGADYLINTRERGSKYFAENPVERIKEWSDGAGADAVIVATGNIEANELGISVAGAKSRVVFFGGAGYGPEEQARINLWQGTLRDMEIHYSWLSPYTFPKAIKAISQGLVKVKPLITHTFNLNKTAEAIETVEQRKGNPLKVQVKP from the coding sequence ATGAAGGCCGCCGTTCTAACAGGCGTGAAAAAGATAGAGCTTCAGGAAAAAGACCTCAAGCCGTTAAGATCGAACGAAGTACTCGTGAAGGTTAAGGCAGTCGGGGTATGCGGCTCAGACATCGCCTACTATCAAAGGGGTCAGGCCGACATACCCCCACCCATCATCCTGGGACACGAGTTCACTGGGGAAATCGTAGAGCTTGGTCCAATAGCCAAGGATCTAGGGATCGTAAAGGAAGGTGAAAGGATAGTAGCGGAGCCAGTTCAGGCTTGCGGAGTATGCCAGCCCTGCAAAAACGCCTCTACAAACTTATGCGCTAAGCCCACAGTGTTGGGGGTTAACGTGGACGGAGGATTCGCTGAGTACTGTAAAGTCCAATACAACTACATTCACCCCCTGCCGAGAAACGTCTCCTACGAGGAAGGCGCGTTCACGGAGCCCCTTGCATGCGCCCTCTACGGCGTGGGGAAGATGAGAATCCAACCTGGAGATTTCTGCGTCGTAGTCGGCCCAGGACCCATCGGGCTGATGATGCTTCAATACATTAAGGCCAGTGGATCAGGGAAGGTAGCGTTGATTGGTACAAGAGATTATCGGTTAAAGCTAGGAGGTAAGCTAGGAGCAGACTACCTTATCAACACCAGGGAACGCGGCTCCAAGTACTTCGCTGAAAACCCCGTTGAAAGGATAAAAGAGTGGAGCGACGGCGCTGGAGCTGACGCCGTCATCGTCGCCACCGGGAACATCGAGGCCAACGAGCTGGGAATATCCGTCGCCGGAGCCAAGTCCAGGGTTGTGTTCTTCGGAGGCGCGGGCTACGGCCCAGAGGAGCAGGCGAGAATAAACCTATGGCAAGGCACCTTAAGAGACATGGAAATACACTACTCCTGGCTGTCTCCCTACACGTTTCCTAAGGCTATCAAAGCCATCAGCCAAGGTTTGGTTAAGGTAAAGCCCCTGATCACGCATACGTTCAACTTAAACAAGACCGCTGAAGCCATAGAAACCGTAGAGCAACGCAAAGGAAACCCGTTAAAGGTGCAGGTGAAGCCCTAA